The following proteins come from a genomic window of Achromobacter sp. AONIH1:
- a CDS encoding YeeE/YedE family protein: MSANASTLPLPSALPPIRANRAPLWIALLLVAAGAVYLNQSVSWRQGALWIVGALLGVALYHASFGFTQAWRVFVSDRRGAGLRAQMFMLGLGVLLFFPVLSQGSLFGQPVAGFVSPPGVSVLLGAFLFGIGMQLGGGCASGTLFAVGGGNTRMVVTLLFFIVGSVIATANFGWWSALPALAPTSLVKSWGLAPALIANLAVFALIAWAATALEKRRHGHVISFASRTARPGSLLQGPWPLIWGGVALVALNFATLALAGRPWGVTSAFALWGAKTLDALGGDVAAWTYWSKQASLAAPLRQDVTTVMDLGLMLGALAAASAAGKFAPVWKVPARSLAGAVIGGLLLGYGSRLAFGCNIGAYFSGILSGSLHAWLWLPAAFLGSALGVRLRPLFGLAVEKTPPASSC; this comes from the coding sequence ATGAGCGCCAACGCTTCCACCCTGCCCCTGCCCTCGGCCTTGCCGCCCATCCGCGCCAACCGCGCCCCCTTGTGGATCGCGCTGCTGCTGGTGGCCGCCGGCGCCGTCTATCTGAACCAGAGCGTCAGCTGGCGCCAGGGCGCGCTATGGATCGTCGGCGCGTTGCTGGGCGTGGCGCTGTATCACGCATCCTTCGGCTTCACCCAGGCCTGGCGCGTGTTCGTGTCCGACCGCCGTGGCGCCGGCCTGCGCGCGCAGATGTTCATGCTGGGCCTGGGCGTGCTGCTGTTCTTCCCCGTGCTGTCGCAAGGCTCGCTGTTCGGCCAGCCGGTGGCCGGCTTCGTCTCGCCGCCGGGCGTGTCGGTGCTGCTGGGCGCCTTCCTGTTCGGCATCGGCATGCAGCTGGGCGGCGGCTGCGCCTCGGGCACGCTGTTCGCGGTCGGCGGCGGCAATACCCGCATGGTGGTCACGCTGCTGTTCTTCATCGTCGGCTCGGTCATCGCCACGGCCAACTTCGGCTGGTGGTCGGCGCTGCCGGCGCTGGCGCCGACCTCGCTGGTCAAGAGCTGGGGCCTGGCGCCCGCGCTGATCGCCAACCTGGCCGTCTTCGCGCTGATCGCCTGGGCCGCCACCGCGCTGGAGAAGCGCCGCCACGGTCATGTGATCTCCTTCGCCTCGCGCACCGCGCGGCCGGGTTCGCTGCTGCAAGGCCCCTGGCCGTTGATCTGGGGCGGCGTGGCGCTGGTCGCGCTGAACTTCGCCACCCTGGCGCTGGCCGGCCGCCCCTGGGGCGTGACCTCGGCCTTCGCGCTGTGGGGCGCCAAGACGCTGGACGCGCTGGGCGGCGACGTGGCCGCCTGGACCTACTGGAGCAAGCAGGCCTCGCTGGCCGCGCCGCTGCGCCAGGACGTGACCACGGTCATGGACCTGGGCCTGATGCTGGGCGCGCTGGCCGCGGCCAGCGCCGCCGGCAAGTTCGCGCCGGTCTGGAAAGTGCCGGCGCGCTCGCTGGCCGGCGCCGTCATCGGCGGCCTGCTGCTGGGCTACGGCTCGCGCCTGGCCTTCGGCTGCAACATCGGCGCCTACTTCAGCGGCATCCTGTCGGGCAGCCTGCATGCCTGGCTCTGGCTGCCGGCCGCCTTCCTGGGCAGCGCGCTGGGCGTGCGCCTGCGTCCGCTGTTCGGCCTGGCCGTGGAAAAGACGCCGCCTGCGTCGAGCTGCTGA
- a CDS encoding YqjD family protein: MNRKSQRAEIALHRARVSDSFQELLAGTEDLLRSTASYTGSEIEAARERLKRQLAEARESAGEWETAARQRARRASVYADEVVHEHAWKSAGVAALVGVLLGCCLASGGRR, translated from the coding sequence ATGAACAGAAAGTCCCAACGCGCCGAGATTGCCTTGCATCGCGCCCGCGTCAGCGACAGCTTCCAGGAGCTGCTGGCCGGCACGGAAGACCTGTTGCGATCGACGGCCTCGTATACCGGCTCGGAGATCGAGGCGGCGCGCGAGCGGCTCAAGCGCCAGCTGGCCGAGGCCCGCGAATCGGCGGGCGAGTGGGAAACGGCGGCTCGCCAGCGCGCCCGCCGCGCTTCGGTCTACGCGGACGAGGTCGTGCACGAGCATGCCTGGAAATCGGCGGGCGTGGCCGCGCTGGTGGGGGTGCTGCTGGGATGCTGCCTGGCCTCGGGCGGCCGGCGCTGA
- the yddG gene encoding aromatic amino acid DMT transporter YddG, which translates to MKSVIGIGSSRNAATLSGLAAVALWGTVVGLIRGVSENFGPIGGAALIYTVGSVLLLAMLGFPRLGAFPRRYLIVGSALFVSYEICLSLSLGFAADRAQAIELGIVNYLWPCLTVVFAMLINGQRASAWVVPGIALSLCGIAWVVGGSAGLSWERSIANVASNPVSYGLAFCGAIIWAVYCNVTKRYADGKNGVALFFMLTAAALWVKYLLAGEATLRFAWPAMLELLVAGSAMAAGYALWNIGVLRGNLTLLATASYFTPVLSTLFAALWLSTRLTMAFWQGVLMVTAGSLLCWAATRGRPARAG; encoded by the coding sequence TTGAAATCAGTCATTGGAATTGGCAGCAGCCGCAATGCCGCCACCTTGTCCGGCCTTGCGGCGGTGGCGCTGTGGGGCACCGTCGTCGGCTTGATCCGAGGTGTCAGCGAGAACTTCGGCCCAATCGGGGGAGCGGCGCTGATCTATACCGTCGGGTCGGTCCTGCTTCTTGCGATGCTGGGGTTCCCGCGCCTGGGCGCATTCCCGCGCCGTTATCTCATCGTCGGCAGCGCGCTGTTCGTGTCCTATGAAATCTGCCTGTCGCTGTCGCTGGGCTTCGCCGCCGATCGCGCGCAGGCCATCGAGCTGGGCATCGTCAACTATCTGTGGCCCTGTTTGACGGTGGTTTTCGCCATGCTGATCAACGGTCAGCGCGCCAGCGCCTGGGTGGTCCCGGGCATCGCGCTGTCGCTGTGCGGGATCGCCTGGGTGGTGGGTGGCTCGGCCGGCCTGTCGTGGGAGCGCAGCATCGCCAACGTTGCCAGCAACCCAGTGAGCTATGGCCTGGCTTTTTGCGGCGCGATCATCTGGGCCGTCTACTGCAACGTGACCAAGCGATATGCCGACGGCAAGAACGGCGTGGCCCTGTTCTTCATGTTGACGGCGGCGGCCTTGTGGGTCAAATACCTGTTGGCGGGCGAAGCGACGCTGCGTTTCGCCTGGCCGGCGATGCTGGAGCTGCTGGTCGCGGGCAGCGCCATGGCGGCGGGCTATGCCTTGTGGAACATCGGGGTGCTCAGAGGCAACCTGACGCTGCTGGCCACGGCTTCGTATTTCACGCCGGTGCTGTCCACGCTGTTTGCCGCGCTCTGGCTGTCCACGCGGTTGACCATGGCCTTCTGGCAAGGCGTGCTGATGGTCACGGCGGGGTCGCTGCTGTGCTGGGCGGCGACGCGCGGCCGGCCTGCGCGGGCAGGCTAG
- the egtD gene encoding L-histidine N(alpha)-methyltransferase — translation MLTPSARLAAAPPLSPPPGWSAERLELHHGLLDRPAHIDPKFLYDALGSSLFAAITQLPEYYPTRCEAEIHAAHGAAIARHAGAVETLLDLGAGDCAKAERLFPVLRPRRYVPIDISTDYLEAAARRLRPAYPELRVTPLGQDFSQGLSLPTDIPSARRLFFYPGSSIGNLNPDDALAMLRHVRGLCPDGGLLIGVDRVKPREVLEPAYDDALRLTAAFNLNLLRHVNALLASDFQVEDWRHVALYNAERSRIEMHLEARRALRVRWPGGERAFQAGERIHTENSYKFTPDAFQGLLERAGYRDVRHWSDTRGWFSVFLAHA, via the coding sequence ATGCTTACCCCTTCCGCACGATTGGCGGCCGCGCCGCCGCTATCGCCACCGCCAGGCTGGAGCGCCGAGCGGCTGGAGTTGCATCACGGGCTGCTGGACCGCCCGGCGCACATCGACCCGAAGTTCCTCTACGATGCGCTTGGCTCGTCGCTGTTCGCCGCCATCACGCAGCTGCCCGAGTACTACCCGACGCGTTGCGAAGCCGAGATCCATGCCGCGCATGGCGCCGCCATCGCGCGCCACGCGGGCGCCGTGGAAACGCTGCTGGACCTGGGCGCGGGCGATTGCGCCAAGGCCGAGCGCCTGTTCCCCGTCCTGCGGCCGCGCCGCTACGTACCCATCGACATCTCCACGGACTACCTGGAAGCCGCCGCGCGCCGTCTGCGCCCGGCCTATCCCGAGCTGCGGGTGACGCCGCTGGGACAGGATTTCTCGCAGGGCCTGTCGCTGCCCACCGACATCCCGTCCGCCCGGCGCCTGTTCTTCTATCCCGGCTCCAGCATCGGCAATCTCAACCCCGACGACGCGCTGGCCATGCTGCGGCATGTGCGCGGACTCTGTCCGGACGGCGGCCTGCTGATCGGCGTGGATCGCGTCAAGCCGCGCGAGGTGCTGGAGCCGGCCTACGACGATGCGCTGCGGCTGACGGCGGCCTTCAACCTGAACCTGTTGCGGCACGTCAACGCGCTGCTGGCCAGCGATTTCCAGGTCGAGGACTGGCGCCATGTCGCCCTGTACAACGCCGAGCGCTCGCGCATCGAAATGCACCTGGAAGCGCGCCGCGCCTTGCGCGTGCGCTGGCCGGGCGGCGAACGCGCCTTCCAGGCCGGCGAACGCATCCACACGGAAAACTCATACAAATTCACGCCCGACGCCTTCCAGGGGCTGCTGGAACGCGCCGGCTACCGCGACGTGCGCCATTGGTCGGATACGCGGGGCTGGTTTTCGGTCTTCCTCGCCCACGCCTGA
- a CDS encoding FMN-binding glutamate synthase family protein gives MRWIAGRYTAFLLTLLGTAATAVLSYTASPWWLCAAVPLALLAALGVYDLIQTRHAIRRNYPVLGNLRFLFEFIRPEIRQYFLEDDTQAAPFSRAQRSIVYQRAKREIDKRPFGTQEDVYGDRYEWINHSMSPSHIEDTDFRVTVGGPDCKQPYSMSAFNVSAMSFGALSANAILALNEGARQGDFAHDTGEGGISRYHRQPGGGLVWNIGSGYFGCRDEHGAFSEEAFIKNACTPQVKMIEIKLSQGAKPGHGGILPAGKVTPEIAEARGVAPWQDCNSPATHSAFDTPIGLMKFVARLRELSGGKPVGFKFCVGHPWEWFAIVKAMLETGITPDFIVVDGAEGGTGAAPVEFVDHVGTPLREALRLVHNTLIGVNLRDRIKLGASGKIITAFDMARVMAMGADWCNSARGFMFAIGCIQAQACHTGKCPTGVTTQDPLRQRALVVPDKAQRVANFHRNTLHALAELLAAAGLTHPGQLRPHHIARRISSSEIRLLSALFPELTPGELLRGEFRHQVFQTGWAMAQANSFQPTHDLTTALARKLEPQAAPA, from the coding sequence ATGCGCTGGATCGCCGGCCGTTACACGGCCTTTTTGTTGACTTTGCTGGGCACTGCCGCGACGGCCGTCCTTTCCTATACCGCCTCGCCCTGGTGGCTGTGCGCCGCCGTGCCGCTGGCGCTGCTGGCCGCGCTGGGCGTCTACGACCTGATCCAGACGCGCCACGCCATCCGCCGCAACTACCCGGTGCTGGGCAACCTGCGATTCCTGTTCGAGTTCATCCGTCCGGAGATCCGCCAGTATTTCCTGGAAGACGACACGCAGGCCGCGCCTTTCTCGCGCGCGCAGCGTTCCATCGTCTACCAGCGCGCCAAGCGCGAGATCGACAAGCGCCCCTTTGGCACGCAGGAAGATGTCTACGGCGACCGCTATGAGTGGATCAACCATTCCATGTCGCCCTCGCACATCGAGGACACCGATTTCCGCGTCACCGTCGGCGGGCCGGATTGCAAGCAGCCATATTCGATGTCGGCCTTCAACGTGTCCGCCATGAGCTTTGGCGCGCTGTCGGCCAATGCCATCCTGGCGCTGAACGAAGGCGCGCGGCAGGGCGATTTCGCCCACGACACGGGCGAAGGCGGCATCAGCCGCTATCACCGGCAGCCGGGCGGCGGCCTGGTGTGGAACATCGGCTCGGGCTATTTCGGCTGCCGCGACGAGCACGGCGCGTTCTCGGAGGAAGCATTCATCAAGAACGCCTGTACGCCGCAGGTGAAGATGATCGAGATCAAGCTGTCGCAAGGCGCCAAGCCGGGCCACGGCGGCATCCTGCCGGCCGGCAAGGTCACGCCCGAGATCGCCGAGGCGCGCGGGGTGGCGCCATGGCAGGACTGCAACTCGCCCGCCACCCATTCGGCCTTCGACACGCCCATCGGCCTGATGAAGTTCGTGGCGCGGTTGCGCGAGCTGTCCGGCGGCAAGCCGGTGGGCTTCAAGTTCTGCGTGGGCCATCCCTGGGAATGGTTCGCCATCGTCAAGGCCATGCTCGAAACCGGCATCACGCCGGACTTCATCGTGGTGGACGGCGCCGAGGGCGGCACGGGCGCGGCCCCGGTCGAGTTCGTCGACCACGTCGGCACGCCGCTGCGCGAAGCGCTGCGCCTGGTCCACAACACGCTGATCGGCGTGAACCTGCGCGACCGCATCAAGCTGGGCGCGTCGGGCAAGATCATCACCGCCTTCGACATGGCGCGCGTGATGGCGATGGGCGCGGACTGGTGCAACTCGGCGCGCGGCTTCATGTTCGCCATCGGCTGTATCCAGGCCCAGGCCTGCCACACCGGCAAATGCCCCACCGGCGTCACCACGCAGGACCCGCTGCGCCAGCGCGCGCTGGTGGTGCCCGACAAGGCGCAGCGCGTGGCCAACTTCCATCGCAACACGCTGCACGCGCTGGCCGAGCTGCTGGCGGCCGCGGGCCTGACGCATCCCGGCCAGCTGCGCCCGCATCACATCGCGCGGCGCATTTCCTCCAGCGAGATCCGGCTGCTGTCGGCGCTGTTCCCGGAACTGACGCCCGGCGAATTGCTACGTGGCGAGTTCCGCCACCAGGTCTTCCAGACCGGCTGGGCCATGGCGCAGGCGAACTCGTTCCAGCCCACGCACGACCTCACGACCGCGCTGGCCCGCAAGCTCGAGCCGCAAGCGGCGCCCGCCTGA
- the egtB gene encoding ergothioneine biosynthesis protein EgtB yields the protein MDSACLLTRPGASGPAGLPGRYDAVRAATTALAAPLSPEDCQAQSMPDCSPVKWHLAHTTWFFETFLLSRHAPGYRAFHPSYRMLFNSYYNAIGARHPRPQRGLLTRPDLAEVLRYREHVDEAMHALIARQAGDAAFDALLALGLNHEQQHQELILTDVKHLLYANPLRPAYAANGAPALPPATPAGWTEYAGGVTRIGHDGGGFAFDNEAPAHDTLLGRFHLANRLVTQHEYLAFIRDGGYSRPELWLSQGWDRVCAEGWRAPLYWEGERDDWQVFTLHGMQELELQAPVTHVSYFEADAYARWARVRLPRESEWESAARRQPDGSPGVHANMLESGHLDTRPAPARPGWSGPAQLYGDAWEWTSSAYEAYPGFRPDSGAVGEYNGKFMCNQYVLRGGSCVTPRGHIRASYRNFFPPEARWQFSGIRLARDA from the coding sequence ATGGACTCTGCCTGCCTGCTGACCCGCCCCGGAGCGAGCGGCCCGGCCGGCCTGCCCGGCCGCTACGACGCCGTGCGCGCCGCCACGACAGCCCTGGCCGCGCCGCTCAGCCCCGAAGACTGCCAGGCGCAATCCATGCCGGACTGCAGCCCCGTCAAATGGCATCTGGCGCACACCACCTGGTTTTTCGAGACCTTCCTGCTGAGCCGTCATGCGCCGGGCTATCGCGCCTTCCATCCCAGCTACCGCATGCTGTTCAACTCCTACTACAACGCCATCGGCGCGCGCCATCCACGCCCGCAGCGCGGCCTGCTCACGCGTCCGGACCTGGCCGAGGTGCTGCGCTACCGCGAGCATGTGGACGAGGCCATGCACGCGCTGATCGCCCGCCAGGCAGGCGACGCGGCATTCGACGCCCTGCTGGCGCTGGGGCTCAACCACGAGCAGCAGCACCAGGAATTGATCCTCACCGACGTCAAGCACCTGCTCTATGCCAACCCCCTCAGGCCGGCCTACGCGGCCAACGGCGCCCCTGCCCTGCCGCCGGCCACGCCGGCTGGCTGGACCGAGTACGCGGGCGGCGTGACCCGCATCGGCCATGACGGCGGCGGCTTCGCCTTCGACAATGAGGCCCCGGCCCATGACACGCTGCTGGGCCGCTTTCACCTGGCCAACCGGCTGGTGACGCAGCACGAATACCTGGCCTTCATCCGCGACGGCGGCTATTCACGGCCGGAGCTGTGGCTATCGCAGGGATGGGACCGCGTCTGCGCGGAGGGCTGGCGCGCGCCGCTCTATTGGGAGGGGGAGCGCGACGACTGGCAAGTCTTCACATTGCACGGCATGCAGGAACTGGAGCTGCAGGCGCCTGTCACGCACGTGAGCTACTTCGAGGCCGACGCCTACGCCCGCTGGGCCCGGGTCCGGTTGCCGCGCGAGTCCGAATGGGAATCCGCCGCGCGCCGCCAGCCTGACGGCAGCCCCGGCGTGCACGCCAACATGCTGGAAAGCGGCCACCTGGATACGCGACCCGCGCCCGCCCGGCCAGGCTGGTCGGGCCCCGCCCAGCTCTACGGCGACGCCTGGGAGTGGACCAGCAGCGCCTACGAGGCCTATCCCGGCTTCCGCCCGGACAGCGGCGCGGTGGGAGAATACAACGGCAAATTCATGTGCAATCAATACGTGCTGCGCGGCGGCTCCTGCGTCACGCCGCGCGGCCACATCCGGGCCAGCTACCGCAATTTCTTCCCGCCCGAGGCGCGCTGGCAGTTTTCCGGAATACGGCTGGCGCGGGACGCCTGA